Proteins found in one Planococcus citri chromosome 2, ihPlaCitr1.1, whole genome shotgun sequence genomic segment:
- the hop gene encoding tyrosine-protein kinase hopscotch, whose product MNTVNVETHSSNFKINTDSKTTAEDLIIETCKNLKIGPVARHLFAVRIKAKSIWLHLSANIEGIPYKDFEFRMRFAVPDMNRLQDIDPNAYNFCYNQIKYGILRNQFPKQIYRKFKNEIFGLSVLNMFLAIIEDGLSKEDVINDYQKYVPPVVLKQHLFFVKKPLIKALNELGQNKSNYDAFYVKSGYLDQFNKIVPNYLNESYRAFVNGEDKLEAVQITVDPFHDVYPGISMKYDTRDEIEHVCSIDDLCYLNIRKEGTIEISRKNGIPLYLQFHPISEMMSFVSLLDGYYRLMVKWIFNLCRDIPTPSLLKLQPLKCHGPISGEFAYRKLEEKRSNKIGCFILRESDLEYDTYFIDVCTKASTKPVTYKIEMTNNKQYRLCSSKTTYASIPAIIAAHKTEQADFILRECLPPSEFDQSNLLICQTERCAYAQKSLSKNELPKTMPLCIDTRTLMYFKNKPKEGRNQFTTVYRAIWTTDNTKKNVAMKVLRESYKDKYLQEFLSLTNRWAFVTSNAVVKFFGLTLSNPISMVTEYLPMGQLDHYLENADSRLPIKEVDLVEAATYLANALWYLEEAGFVHGNIRCRKVLVSSHTENSFAVKLSDPGLHENYTDADLHWIPPEHQNNNMNEARNSVAADVWAFGTTLWEIFSYGKSPPLAEPSVIRKFYKSGKMLPQPIGCPDTVYYVMKECWNNETDHRKRPQAVMRDINQVLYQVYNARQRHSYTTITPSFDSQQDNVSNKSKESDDLSSSLFSELTVTTFVDDGEERCSADLFHMNGNTTSDLMFPMKSSPQTYKRIENSSRTNSVLSIFSQTEYSLGDNAISSIQSIFELDREWQLILNGRIGEGFHGEVFKGMLQHWHAEEDAQKVAVKKLKTHTLTRDRLADFDREISIMKKLDHPNIVKIKGIIRDPELCLVLEYIDHGSLRCYLNINRDRLGTLRLLKFALDVALGMAYLSEKKIVHRDLAARNILVVNDTHVKISDFGLAQFIGNNNYYQFKTERHLPIEWYAPESIQYGKFSPQSDVWSYGVTLYEMFTHGEDPRLPIDQQSVDDMLNALKNDIRLECPPDCPSHVYSNIMRECWHYEAAKRPTFQTLSKTIEELFRPDTDAPK is encoded by the exons ATGAACACGGTAAACGTTGAAACACATTCGTCCAATTTCAAGATAAACACTGATTCGAAAACAACAGCCGAAGATTTGATCATAgaaacatgtaaaaatttaaaaatcggtCCCGTCGCTCGACATTTATTCGCTGTACGTATCAAAGCTAAATCGATATGGCTACACTTGAGCGCCAACATCGAAGGAATACCGTACAAAGATTTCGAATTCCGTATGCGGTTCGCTGTTCCTGATATGAATCGTTTACAAGATATCGACCCGAACGCTTATAATTTCTGTTACAATCAAATCAAATATGGTATTCTACGTAACCAGTTCCCCAAACAGATTTACAGAAAGTTTAAGAACGAAATTTTCGGCCTAAGTGTGTTGAATATGTTTCTCGCTATCATCGAAGACGGTCTGTCCAAAGAAGACGTCATTAACGActatcaaaaatatgtacctccGGTTGTTCTAAAACAGCATCTTTTCTTCGTcaagaaaccattgataaaGGCTTTGAACGAACTCGGACAGAATAAGTCGAATTACGATGCGTTCTATGTGAAAAGTGGTTACCTCgatcaattcaataaaattgttCCTAATTATCTAAATGAAAGTTATAGAGCTTTTGTTAACGGCGAAGATAAACTAGAAGCGGTGCAAATCACTGTTGACCCTTTTCACGATGTTTATCCTGGGATTAGTATGAAATACGATACTAGAGACGAA aTCGAACATGTTTGCTCAATTGACGATTTATGCTACTTAAATATACGTAAAGAAGGAACTATTGAGATATCACGTAAAAATGGAATCCCATTGTATTTGCAATTTCATCCAATATCCGAAATGATGTCATTCGTTTCGTTACTCGATGGATATTACAGATTAATGGTGAAATGGATATTTAATCTTTGTCGTGATATACCAACTCCATCTTTACTAAAATTACAACCCTTAAAATGTCACGGACCTATTAG TGGCGAATTCGCTTACCGTAAACTGGAGGAAAAACGTAGCAATAAAATTGGCTGTTTTATTTTGAGGGAGAGTGATCTAGAATACGATACGTACTTCATCGACGTTTGTACCAAAGCGAG caccAAACCAGTCACGTATAAAATCGAAATGACCAATAACAAGCAATACAGACTGTGTAGTAGTAAAACCACCTACGCTTCTATACCAGCTATCATCGCTGCTCATAAAACCGAACAAGCAGATTTTATACTTCGCGAGTGCTTGCCACCGTCTGAATTTG ATCAATCGAATTTATTAATATGTCAGACTGAAAGATGCGCCTATGCTCAAAAATCTCTCAGTAAGAATGAGTTACCAAAGACCATGCCGTTGTGTATTGATACGAGAACCTTGATGTATTTTAAAA ataaacCCAAAGAAGGAAGAAATCAATTCACTACCGTTTACCGAGCTATTTGGACAACCGATAATACGAAGAAAAACGTCGCCATGAAAGTATTAAGGGAAAGCTATAAAGATAAATATTTACAA GAATTTCTTTCGTTAACCAATCGTTGGGCTTTTGTTACCTCGAACGCAGTTGTTAAATTTTTCGGACTTACGTTATCGAATCCCATTTCAATGGTCACCGAGTATTTACCGATGGGACAATTAGACCATTATTTAGAAAACGCAGATAGTCGTCTACCTATCAAAGAAGTCGATTTAGTCGAAGCTGCTACGTATTTAGCAAACGCCTTGTGGTATCTG gaAGAAGCTGGTTTCGTTCATGGAAACATCAGATGTCGTAAAGTATTAGTATCCTCCCATACGGAGAATTCATTCGCTGTTAAATTATCCGATCCTGGATTGCATGAAAACTACACCGATGCCGA TTTACACTGGATCCCTCCAGAGCACCAAAATAATAACATGAACGAAGCCCGAAACTCTGTAGCGGCCGATGTTTGGGCTTTTGGAACGACcctttgggaaattttcagcTACGGTAAATCGCCTCCTTTGGCCGAACCCAGCGTTATCAGAAAG TTTTACAAAAGCGGTAAAATGCTTCCTCAGCCAATTGGGTGTCCTGATACCGTATATTACGTAATGAAAGAATGTTGGAACAACGAAACCGATCATCGTAAAAGACCACAGGCGGTTATGCGTGATATTAATCAGGTTCTTTATCAAG tATACAACGCACGACAACGTCATTCGTATACTACGATCACTCCATCTTTCGATAGTCAGCAAGATAATGTTTCGAATAAATCAAAAGAAAGCGACGATTTGAGTTCTAGTTTATTCTCCGAGCTTACAG TGACCACGTTTGTAGACGACGGAGAAGAAAGATGTTCGGCTGATTTATTCCATATGAATGGTAATACCACTTCCGATTTGATGTTCCCGATGAAAAGCTCTCCGCAG acTTACAAACGAATCGAGAACTCATCCCGAACAAATTCAGTGTTGTCGATATTTAGTCAAACCGAGTACAGTCTTGGAGATAATGCTATTTCCAGCATACAGAGTATTTTTGAACTGGATCGTGAATGGCAGCTGATTCTGAACGGACGTATTGGAGAA ggatTTCACGGTGAAGTATTTAAAGGAATGCTACAACATTGGCATGCTGAAGAAGACGCCCAGAAAGTTGCtgtaaagaaattgaaaacgcaCACTTTAACACGTGACAGACTCGCTGACTTCGATAGAGAAATTTCTATCATGAAg AAATTGGATCATCCAAACATAGTCAAGATTAAAGGTATTATTAGAGATCCAGAACTATGTCTGGTTTTAGAATACATCGATCACGGATCATTGCGGTGCTACTTAAATATAAATCGTGATCGATTGGGTACCCTTCGTTTACTTAAATTCGCTCTAGATGTAGCTTTG GGTATGGCTTACCTGAGCGAGAAGAAAATCGTGCATCGTGATCTAGCTGCTCGCAATATTCTAGTAGTGAACGATACCCACGTGAAAATATCGGATTTCGGTCTGGCTCAGTTCATCGGTAACAATAATTACTACCAGTTCAAAACCGAACGACATTTGCCGATAGAATG GTACGCTCCGGAATCAATACAGTACGGTAAATTCTCTCCTCAATCGGACGTATGGTCTTACGGTGTCACCTTATACGAGATGTTTACCCACGGAGAAGATCCTCGATTACCGATCGATCAACAGTCTGTTGATGACATGTTGAACGCCCTTAAAAACGATATTCGACTAGAGTGTCCACCTGACTGCCCTTCTCACGTGTATTCCAACATAATGCGAGAATGCTGGCATTACGAAGCGGCTAAAAGGCCGACTTTTCAAACTCTTAGTAAAACGATCGAAGAGCTTTTCCGTCCTGATACCGATGCACCAAAGTAA
- the LOC135835288 gene encoding macro domain-containing protein CT2219-like — translation MLLRKIFNFQSTKSSNQFTFLEFSITSRFSTIAKSSSKMTDWQSEKEKFLNMDTKSKLNVKDAKIKVSQSIDEIPTWREYYKSNESRLKNLFEKSGAAKEFDESASHFPEGCDKVALWQGDITTLEIDAIVNAANNALLGGGGVDGAIHRAAGPFLKQECTTLGGCSTGDAKITGGYRLPAKYVIHTVGPRGEKPDLLESCYKKSLTVLEENDLRTVAFPCISTGIYGYPNEKAAHVVLRTVRQYLQKNHEKVNKIIFVCFLYQDIEIYEKLLQLYFPLETPSA, via the exons ATGCtattgcgaaaaattttcaac TTTCAGTCAACGAAATCTTCGAATcaattcacttttttggaattttcaataactTCACGTTTCAGTACAATAGCTAAATCATCTTCCAAGATGACTGATTGGCAATCTGAAAAAG AGAAGTTCCTCAACATGGATACCAAATCGAAGCTGAACGTCAAAGACGCCAAGATTAAGGTATCCCAAAGTATTGATGAAATTCCAACTTGGCGAGAATATTACAAATCGAACGAGTCAAGATTGAAGAACTTAT ttgaaaaaagcGGAGCTGCGAAAGAATTCGACGAATCAGCTTCCCATTTCCCGGAAGGATGCGATAAAGTAGCTCTTTGGCAAGGAGATATCACAACGTTGGAAATCGATGCCATAGTCAACGCAGCTAATAACGCTTTATTGGGTGGAGGAGGAG TTGATGGAGCTATCCATAGAGCCGCAGGACCCTTCCTTAAGCAAGAATGTACCACACTAGGAGGTTGTTCTACAGGTGACGCTAAAATAACCGGAGGTTATCGGTTACCAGCTAAAT atgtGATTCACACCGTTGGTCCTCGTGGTGAAAAGCCAGATTTATTAGAATCGTGTTACAAGAAAAGTTTGACTGTCTTGGAAGAAAATGATCTGCGTACCGTC GCTTTCCCTTGTATTTCTACCGGAATATACGGTTACCCTAATGAAAAAGCAGCCCACGTTGTGTTACGAACAGTCAGACAATACTTACAAAAGAATCACGAAAAA GTGAACAAAATCATCTTCGTTTGTTTCTTGTATCAAGATATAGAAATTTACGAGAAGCTTTTGCAGCTATATTTCCCTCTTGAAACTCCATCGGCGTAA
- the LOC135835287 gene encoding lysosome-associated membrane glycoprotein 5-like, protein MYINVAYFTYISCLICLFPIVCLSDGPASNSSAKNVTSDVTNAKILVTTPSVVPTTSRIPNQTTKNDAKSTREDVEDTKKVESIKKMNLIKGSKVKTTPASNSNIATYRLNSEEDGTTCILMTVDALISFLYTTKLKEQEESDAFVPDKVEVAGDCSNADDAVLVIKWKTFELTFRFEKTPGGERWFVNRVQLTFNTKESVFKHINHPNAVINAQTPEGDLLLVTPVGRSFKCHREIEINLFDPAFQDLKVKLLLRELTIEPFIFKNNDFGPEYLCAEGGAGSFRSETAPFVFGSLLTVSALFTVAGYSIYRYLKVNKVQYDTMQ, encoded by the exons atgtacataaatgtagCATATTTTACGTACATATCAT GTTTGATTTGTTTGTTTCCTATCGTTTGCTTAAGCGATGGTCCAGCATCGAATAGTTCTGCCAAAAATGTCACTTCAGATGTAACAAATGCAAAGATTCTAGTCACAACACCTTCGGTGGTTCCCACGACATCCCGAATACCTAATCAGActacaaaaaat GATGCGAAAAGTACGAGAGAGGATGTCGAAGATACCAAGAAAGTCGAATCGATTAAGAAAATGAACCTGATAAAAGGCAGTAAAGTGAAAACAACTCCAGCAA GTAATTCAAACATCGCAACATACCGGTTAAATAGCGAGGAAGATGGTACAACGTGTATTTTGATGACTGTTGATGCGTTGATCAGCTTTTTATACACGACGAAACTGAAAGAACAAGAG GAAAGTGACGCATTTGTTCCTGATAAAGTTGAGGTAGCTGGAGACTGCAGTAATGCAGATGATGCAGTTCTAGTTATAAAATGGAAAACGTTCGAATTAACgttcagatttgaaaaa ACTCCGGGTGGTGAAAGATGGTTCGTTAATCGTGTCCAATTGACTTTCAACACGAAAGAATCCGTATTCAAGCATATTAACCATCCTA ATGCTGTGATAAATGCCCAAACTCCCGAAGGAGACTTACTCTTAGTCACGCCAGTAGGTAGATCATTCAAATGCCATCGTgaaatagaaattaatttattcgatCCAGCGTTTCAAGATCTTAAAGTTAAGCTCCTCCTGAGAGAATTAACCATCGAACCTTTCATCTTCAAGAACAACGATTTCGGACcag AATACCTCTGTGCTGAAGGAGGAGCTGGCTCATTCCGCAGCGAAACAGCACCATTTGTGTTTGGAAGTTTACTAACTGTATCTGCATTATTTACCGTCGCAGGTTATTCCATCTATCGTTATTTGAAAGTGAATAAAGTTCAATACGATACGATGCAGTAA
- the LOC135835280 gene encoding UDP-glycosyltransferase UGT5-like, whose translation MRKSIIATLLLSCLLSRGINSSNILGLFFMPAPSHYAFVRPLLNELTNRGHNLTVFTVFADQKLANYREIHVVEGFLPVVLKENSLGETLKEISSFELLKNVIFKMIPKLKQMQQNERIMELVNSTDHYDLILTDIVHAEWYTAFAFKFTAPMINIYPNFIFPWFANYIGAGFHPAFVPILSTGVSFEMSFWERLHNTIVYMVWMTVGQYYSTIPSEELARQLFGQIPPLTEIVKNTSMTFINTYPPNYPSWALPPHVVQVGGMNIAPVEKLPENLEKFIGESENGVIVFSMGSLFKGSIHPKKLEAFLYAFSKIPYHVLWKWDGKVSPQISSNIMLSKWLPQRDILAHPKVKLLISQGGLLSINEAIYEGVPILGMPIFGDQRTNIKFLVTNGDAELLEYNEITKEIVLEKIQKLLYDPKYKTNAGLLSDVFRDRPMSPLDTAIYWTEYVIRHNGAHHLRTAAVDLSWCQFLLLDVIVFLLAVFSSVLVIVYCAMKSSLRFVRRFVCSKNSPYSNSKKKYVKHD comes from the exons ATGAGAAAGTCCATCATTGCAACTTTACTGTTATCATGTTTATTAAGTCGTGGGATAAATTCATCCAACATTTTAGGACTATTCTTTATGCCAGCTCCGAGTCATTACGCCTTCGTCAGACCACTACTGAACGAATTAACTAATCGAGGACACAATTTAACCGTATTCACGGTATTCGctgaccaaaaattggcaaattatCGTGAAATCCACGTCGTCGAAGGATTCCTACCAGTTGTACTGAAGGAGAACTCACTGGGTGAAACTTTAAAAGAAATATCTTcctttgaattattgaaaaatgtaatctTTAAAATGATCCCTAAGTTGAAACAAATGCAGCAAAATGAACGTATAATGGAACTGGTCAATTCAACCGATCACTACGATTTAATTTTAACCGATATCGTTCATGCTGAATGGTATACCGCGTTTGCATTCAAGTTCACAGCGCCTATGATTAATATTTATCCTAATTTTATTTTCCCTTGGTTTGCCAATTACATTGGGGCTGGGTTTCATCCTGCTTTTGTGCCCATTTTAAGTACTGGGGTGTCTTTCGAGATGTCATTTTGGGAAAGATTGCATAATACGATTGTGTACATGGTGTGGATGACTGTTGGACAGTATTATTCTACCATACCTTCGGAGGAATTGGCTAGGCAACTTTTTGGTCAGATTCCACCGTTGACGGAGATTGTGAAGAATACTAGTATGACTTTTATCAATACGTATCCGCCGAATTATCCGTCTTGGGCGTTGCCTCCTCATGTGGTTCAAGTTGGTGGAATGAATATTGCTCCTGTTGAAAAACTTCCTGAG aatttggaaaaattcatcggCGAATCAGAAAATGGAGTTATAGTTTTCTCCATGGGATCTCTATTCAAAGGCTCCATCCATCCTAAAAAACTGGAAGCATTCTTGTATGCGTTTTCCAAGATACCTTATCATGTGCTGTGGAAATGGGATGGGAAAGTTTCGCCCCAAATAAGCAGTAATATTATGCTTTCTAAGTGGTTGCCTCAACGTGATATTTTGG CTCATCCAAAAGTAAAATTACTGATATCCCAAGGAGGGCTATTGAGCATTAATGAAGCGATCTACGAAGGTGTACCAATCCTAGGAATGCCCATTTTTGGTGACCAGAGAACCAATATTAAATTTCTGGTAACCAATGGTGACGCTGAACTTCTCGAATACAATGAAATTACCAAAGaaatagttttggaaaaaattcaaaaactgttgTACGATCCTAA gTACAAAACGAATGCTGGACTTTTATCGGACGTGTTTCGTGATCGTCCAATGTCTCCATTAGATACTGCCATATACTGGACCGAGTATGTTATTAGACACAATGGAGCTCATCATTTGAGAACTGCAGCGGTGGATTTGTCCTGGTGCCAGTTCCTACTTTTGGATGTTATTGTCTTCTTATTAGCTGTTTTTAGTAGTGTCTTGGTGATCGTCTATTGTGCTATGAAGTCGAGTTTGAGATTTGTACGTAGATTCGTGTGCAGTAAAAACAGCCCTTATtcgaattcgaagaaaaaatatgtaaaacacGATTAA
- the LOC135835281 gene encoding vesicular glutamate transporter 1-like yields MDTDLMSLLFSKRFLVAFLLFFSFMNFQILRNNISITVVEMTSNKTIVKGNETIIEPADFDWNSMTVGFALSITACGGLLAFFGGFFVDWFGGAVSCAVFSFIGGIMTTLQPVTLKLGFNLFLVCRFIAGAFESFFYASSSGVILHWFPRNERSFLAAFSFNGVNVGVAVAYPLCGYLAYKWGWQIVFYVTGALAVITSLIFGIIVRNRPSEDSWISKKELTYILERTDDNLDTKVNHPFKSIFTSMAVWALNICMFSYIWVSTVTGTCLPLYIKDVTNKNTDEIGMLSAIPNIVFIFSVLFADLFMNYWNDHSGSSFTLTKIYKIMMTSACLSTTVSFAILVLIPNFIVTMIVFVAIQIETSFMITIIQNVVVNLCPDSANILFGLVVFIFSLGTLISQSATSSMVQNHSIHEWHTCFLVTSVVLLISALIFGIYGSNDIQPWSAPPSQAAKARRGSLKIL; encoded by the exons ATGGACACGGATCTGATGTCATTATTGTTCTCAAAACGTTTTCTCGTAgcgtttttgttattttttagttttatgaattttcaaatattaagaAATAATATTAGTATTACTGTTGTGGAAATGACTTCGAATAAAACAATAGTCAAAGGAAACGAAACTATAATAGAA CCTGCTGACTTCGACTGGAATTCAATGACCGTTGGTTTTGCGTTAAGCATAACAGCATGTGGAGGTCTTTTGGCATTTTTCGGTGGCTTTTTCGTAGATTGGTTCGGAGGAGCTGTGAGTTGCGCAGTGTTCTCATTTATTGGAGGTATCATGACTACACTTCAGCCAGTTACGCTCAAACTGGGGTTCAATTTATTTCTAGTTTGTCGATTTATCGCAGGAGCATTTGAG TCTTTCTTTTACGCAAGCTCTAGCGgtgtaattttacattggttccCACGAAATGAAAGATCATTTCTGGCCGCATTTAGCTTCAATGGAGTAAATGTTGGAGTGGCAGTTGCTTATCCTTTATGTGGATATTTGGCTTACAAATGGGGATGGCAGATTGTATTTTACGTTACAG GCGCATTAGCTGTGATCACGTCACTTATTTTCGGAATTATCGTAAGGAATCGACCTTCGGAAGACagttggatttcaaaaaaagaacttaCATACATTCTTGAAAGAACTGATGATAATCTTGACACAAAA gtaaatCATCCATTCAAAAGTATTTTCACATCAATGGCAGTTTGGGCTTTGAATATTTGTATGTTTTCATACATTTGGGTATCCACAGTTACAGGAACGTGTTTGCCTTTATACATTAAAG ACGTTACCAATAAAAATACCGACGAAATAGGAATGCTATCTGCAATTCCAAATatcgttttcattttctcagTTCTGTTCGCGGATTTATTTATGAACTATTGGAACGATCATAGCGGCAGTTCATTCACATTAACAAAG ATATACAAAATAATGATGACTTCTGCTTGTCTCTCGACGACTGTTTCTTTCGCTATTCTCGTACTGATCCCAAATTTCATCGTGACAATGATCGTGTTTGTTGCTATTCAAATTGAGACGTCGTTCATGATAACGATTATAca aaatgttGTGGTGAATTTATGTCCAGATAGCGCTAACATATTATTTGGCTTAGTGGTGTTTATTTTCTCATTGGGTACACTCATTTCACAAAGCGCTACAAGTTCAATGGTACAAAATCAT agcATACACGAATGGCACACATGTTTCCTCGTGACTTCGGTTGTTTTACTGATCAGTGCATTAATATTCGGAATATACGGATCAAACGATATTCAGCCATGGTCTGCACCTCCATCTCAGGCAGCAAAGGCCAGAAGAGGCAGTTTGAAgattctttaa